The Cryobacterium sp. SO1 genomic sequence ACTCGATGCTGGAGAGCGGCATCTCGCTGCCGCCGTCGGTGTTCGAGGCCTGGTTCGTCTCCGCGGCGCACGACGGCGACTCGATCGGCAAGATCCTCGAGGCGCTGCCCGCAGCGGCCAAGGCCGCCGCCGAGGCCCGCCCCGCGGTCTAGCCCGGTCGACGGCCAGGCCTTCCGCTAACTGTTCCCGAAGCGGACAACTGCACCCGGCGCACCGGGTGCATTTGTCCGCACGGGCACCAGTTAGCCGGGTTTCTGGGCAGGTTCCACCGCGGCGGCGTTACGGCTTTGTGAGTTAGCGACAGGGGGTTTTCCAGTCGGACCGGGCAGACTGGGGCAATGGCTTCTTTGCGCGTACATCCCGACCGGCTGGAGATTCACCTGACGCCCGCGGAGAAAACGCTGGCCTTCCGCCGAGAGAACGTGGTGATCCAGCGGGACAACATCCGGTCGGTGACGATCACGGATGATCCGTGGATCTGGGTGCGCGGCATCCGTGCCCCCGGCGCACTCGTGCCACTGGTCGTGGCCGTCGGCGTGTGGAAGTTCCACGGCGGCAAGGACTTCCTGGCCATCAAGCGCCGCCGCCAGGCCGTCGTGATCGACCTGACCGGCGACGATTTCGCCAGGGTGATCCTGTCGACCAACCACGCGCCAGACCTCATCGCATCGCTCAAGCTCGAAGCCACCGACGCCCAGGACGTGCCGGAACTGGACGAGTCCGTCGCGCCGTCGGCCGAGTCGACCGAGACCACGACGCCGGCCGAGTCGGCCGGGTCGGCCGAGCCGACCGCACCGACCGCACCGACCGCACCCGTAAAGCCGGCCAGACGCACGCGTACCCCCAAGCTCGTCAAGCCGGTCGAGGAGACCGACACTGCGGAGCCGACTTCTCGTGCCAAGCCCGCCAAGCCCTCCGAGCCTGCCAAGCCCGCCAAGCGGGTCAGTCCGGCCCAGGCCGTCGCGGCCGCCGAATTCGCTGAAACCGCCGGTTCGGCCGAGTCCGCTGACGTCGCCGGTTCGGCCGACCCCGCAGCGCCGGTCGACCTCTCTGCGCCGGTCAAGCCGGCCAAGCGGGCATCCCGCGCCAAGGTGGCCCCGGCCGTCGACCCCACCACCGAGCCGGTCGCCGACCCGACCGCGGAGCTTCTCGCGGAGTCTGCCGACCGGCCCGAGGCATCCGCCTAGATCACCCCTGCCGGGTCAGCGAACGGTGCTGGCCCGCACGTGGATGCGTTCGCCGGTCTGGCCGAACAGGCTGATGATCTCCGTGGGCTCCGGCCCCGCGCTGTCGAAGGCGTGCGGCACGCGGGTGTCGAATTCGGCGACCTCACCCACCCCGAGGAGCATCACGTGCTCACCGAGCGCCAGCCGGAGCCGCCCGCTGAGCACGTAGAACCAGTCGAAGCCCTCGTGGGTGCGCTGCTCCAACGGCTCGTCGCTGGTGCGGCCGGGGATGATCACTTTGAAGGCCTGCAGCCCGGCGGCGGTGCGGCTGAGCGGCACGAAGGTGCGGCCGTGGCGGGTGAACGGTCGCTGGTCCAGGCGCGGGTCGTCCTCGGCCGGTGAGCGCACCAGCTCGTCGAGCGTCACGTCGTGGGCGGCGGAGAGGGCCAGCAGCAGCTCCAGGGCTGGTTTGCGCTGTCCGGACTCAAGCCGCGAGAGGGTGCTCTCGGAGATCCCGGTGGCCGCGGAGAGTTGCGCCTGAGTGCGCCCGCTCTGCAGGCGCAGCGCGCGGAGCCGGGCGCCCACGGTCTGCAAGACGGATGGCGTGTTTGAGGTCATCCTCATATCGTGCCAGATCGGCAAGCCAAGTTGCGCTCCTCGTGCGAGCCTCGTCCCGCGAAAACGAGTTTGTGGTTGCTCAGCGCACCGAGGCAGCCACACGGCCGCTCTCGCGGACTCAGGCGAGGCGGTCGAGGAACGCGATCGTGCGCGCCAGGATGAGTTCGGCGATCTCCTCGTCGTACTCGCTGAGGCTGGGGTCTGCGACCAGGTGAGCCGAGCCCGGGTAGATGAACAGCTCGGCAGCCCCGGCGTCCTCGGCCAGTTGCTCCACCTCGAGCAACTCGATCCACTCGTCCTCCGCGGTCACGTGCAGTTGCAGCGCCACCGTCGCGGGCCAGTCCGACCCGAACATCGCGGCCGGAACCCCGCCGTGGAACAGGACCGCGCCGAGGGCGCCGCTGCGGGTCTGGGCGAGCTTCTGGGCGGGCAGGGTGCCCAGCGAGAAGCCGGCGTAGACGGTATCCGGCCCCATCGCATCCGCGGCCCGTTCGCCACGCTCGATGATGGTGTCGAAGCCGGTCTTCTCGGCGTGCGCGACGCCGGCGTCGATGGTGTCGAAGGTGAGGCCGTCGTAGAGGTCGGGCACGACGACGTTGTGGCCGGCGTCGCGCAGGCGTTGGGCGAAGTCCGTCACCCCTTCGGTGAGGCCTTGCGCGTGGTGGAAGAGGATGACGTGGGTCACAACGGTCCTTTCGGCGGGGTCCTGCCGGCCGGGATCTCTAGGCGAACAGGAAGAGGATGAATCCGATCAGCGGCAGCGTACCCTGGGTGAGGGCAGACCTGACCTTGCCGGAACCCGAAGTGGTCAGAACTATCGCGGCTATGAACATCGACGCCGTGCTGAACAGGATCAGTGCCGCCCCGGCCTGCTCAGGCCCGCCGAAGTAGAGGAACAGTCCGATGACGGCGCCGACCGCCAGAAAGAGGTTGTAAAAACCTTGGTTGTAAGCCAGAACCCGGGTTGTCTCCGCCTCGGTCTGGCTGGCCAGGCCGAAGCGCTGCCAGATCTTCGGCTGGGTCCACCAGGCGCTCTCCATCAGGAAGATGTAGACGTGCAGGACGGCCGCGAGTGCGACGAAAACGGATGCGAGGAGGCCCATTCCGTCAGCCTAGCCGGGGGTCGCCGGCCCGCGAGGGCGCGTCCCGTGCGATACGCGGGGTCAGCGTCGCACGCTGACGACGGTGCGGCCGTGCAGCCGGCCGGCCAGGATGTCAGCGGCGGCGGCGAACGCGTCCTCCAGCCCTATGACCGAGGTCAGGCTGTCGAGCAGATCGAGGTCGAGGTCGGTGGCGAGGTGCGCCCAGGCCTCCTCGCGAAGCGGCAGCGGGGCCTCGACCGAGTTGATGCCGGCCAGGGTGACGGCTCGCAGGATGAAGGGCATCACGGTGGTGGGTAAGTCGGCGCCCTGGGCCAGGCCGCAGGATGCCACCACGCCGCCCTGGTGCGTCTGGGCGAGGATGTTGGCGAGGGTGAAGCTGCCGACGGAATCGATGGCCCCGGCCCAGCGCTGGGTCTGCAGGGGCTTGCCGGCCTCGTCGAGGGTGTGCCGGTCGAGGATCTCGGCCGCTCCCAGCCCGCGCAGGTAGTCGCCGAGCTCACCGCCGCGGCCGGTGGAGGCGACCACCCGGTAGCCGCGCGCCGCGAGCAAGGCGATGGCGATGGAGCCCACGCCCCCGGCCGCGCCGGTGACGAGCACATCGCCGGAGTCAGGGGTCACCCCGCCACGTTCGAGGGCGAGTACGGCCAGCATGGCCGTGAAACCGGCGGTGCCGATGGCGGCGGCACGCGAGGCGCTCACCCTTTCCGGCAGCCGAACCAGGGAGCCACCGGAGACGCGAGCGCGCTCCGCGAGGCCGCCGTGGTGGCTCTCGCCGATGCCCGCGCCGTTCAGAATGACTCTGTCGCCGACGGCCCAGCGGGGGTCGGAGCTCGACTCGACGGTGCCGACCAGGTCGATGCCCGCGATCAACGGCCAAACCCTGGCCACGCCGGGCCGGCCCAGCAGGGCCAGGCCGTCCTTGTAGTTGATACTGGAGAATTCCACCCCGACGGTGACATCACCGTCCATCAGGGTGTCGTTCCCGACCGTGGTCAGGGCCGAGGATTGAGTGCGTTTGCCCGACTCATCCTCGGTACGGGTGACGATGATCGCGCGGAACTCGGTAGCAGCCATGCCTTCACCCTAGACCCGGGATCAGTGCCGGATCCGGGCGGATACCGGGCCTTTCTGCCCGGAACTTGCCTAGGTGACGTCGCGTTTCCAGCTGATGAAGTAGCCACCGACCGTGGCGAGCAGCCCGTAGGCCAGCAGCACCAGGCCGCCCTGCCAGCTGGTCAGAAGCGCTCCGCCTGGGCTGGCCAGGGTGAAGAAACTCTCTCCCACGAGGGCGTCCGATGCGGCGCCGGGCAGGAACTTGCCGATGTCGGCGGTGATCTGGGTGAAGGTGGACGCGAAGCGCAGCAGGGGTTCGATGAATTGGGTGAACGCGAGCACGATCACGATCGAGGCCACCTGGCTGGGCACGAGCACCCCCAGGCCTACTCCGATCACGGCCCAGATCGCCATTGCGAGCACGGTGCGGCCGATCAGCCCCCAGGTCTCACCGTCGGCCAGAAGCGGGTCGATCCCGAAACCGCCCAGCACCAGCGCGCCGATCCCGACGGACGCGGCCAGCGCCACCACACCGAGCGCCGCGCCCATCACGAACAACGCCACGGTCTTGGCACCGAGCACCCGGCCGCGCTTCGGGGTGGCGAGGAACGTGGGGGTGAGGGTCTGGTGCCGGAACTCACCCGTGGTCGCCAGCGCACCCAGCAGCACGGGGAACACGTAGCCGACCGAGGCGGCGAAGCTGTAGATCAACGGAGGAAAGCTGCCCAGGCCGGTCAGGCCGGCGGTGCCGCCGCCGCTGTTCACGGCATCGGGGCTGATGACACCGCTGTCCAGGCCGCCGAACAGGGCGGACAGGCCGCCCGCGATCAGGGCGATGTAGCCGAACAGGACGAGAGCGAGGATCCACCACATCCGCGTGGTCAGGATCTTGCTGAATTCGGCGGCCACGGGGCGCAGGATCAGGTTCACAGCGAGTCGCCTCCTTCGACGAGGGCGAGGAAGGACTCTTCCAGGCCCGCCTTCTGCCGGTGCAACACGTTCAGTTCGACTCCGGCGGCGAAGGCGATATGTCCCACCTGGCCGGGGTCGGGCACGGCGACGATCAGGCCGGTGCGGCCGGAGGTGAAGGCCAGTCCTGCCTCGGTGAGGGCGGTCACGAGGGCGTCCCGGTCGGGGGAGTCCACGATGACCTGCGGGGCGATGTTGGTATCGAGGCTGGACAGCGGGCCGGAGTGCACCAGCTCGCCCTTGGCGATGATGATGACGTCGTCGACGCTCTGCTGCACCTCGCTGAGCAGGTGGGAGCTGACCAGCACGGTGCGTCCCTCGGCAGCCATGCTGCTGAGGAAGCCGCGGATCCACTTGATGCCTTCCGGATCGAGGCCGTTGATCGGTTCGTCCAGGACCAGCACGCCGGGATCGCCCAGCAGCGAGTAGGCCAGGCCCAGGCGCTGGCGCATGCCAAGCGAGTAGCCGCCGACCCGCTGGGTGGCGTGTTCGGCCAGTCCCACGGTGTGCAGCACCTCGGCGACCCTGGTGCGAGGAATGCCGGCGGCTGTCGTGTACACGCCGAGGTGATGGGCGGCGGTGCGGCCGGGGTGGAAACTGGCGGCCTCGAGGGCCGCGCCGACGGTGTTCAGCGGTCTGGGCAGATCGCGGTAGCGCAGCCCGCCGAAGGTGGCGGTGCCCGACGTCGGGGCGACGAGGCCCAGCAGCATCCGCAGTGTGGTGGTCTTGCCGGCGCCGTTCGGGCCGAGGAAGCCGGTGACCCGGCCGGG encodes the following:
- a CDS encoding helix-turn-helix domain-containing protein, which codes for MTSNTPSVLQTVGARLRALRLQSGRTQAQLSAATGISESTLSRLESGQRKPALELLLALSAAHDVTLDELVRSPAEDDPRLDQRPFTRHGRTFVPLSRTAAGLQAFKVIIPGRTSDEPLEQRTHEGFDWFYVLSGRLRLALGEHVMLLGVGEVAEFDTRVPHAFDSAGPEPTEIISLFGQTGERIHVRASTVR
- a CDS encoding dienelactone hydrolase family protein; translation: MTHVILFHHAQGLTEGVTDFAQRLRDAGHNVVVPDLYDGLTFDTIDAGVAHAEKTGFDTIIERGERAADAMGPDTVYAGFSLGTLPAQKLAQTRSGALGAVLFHGGVPAAMFGSDWPATVALQLHVTAEDEWIELLEVEQLAEDAGAAELFIYPGSAHLVADPSLSEYDEEIAELILARTIAFLDRLA
- a CDS encoding DUF1304 domain-containing protein; protein product: MGLLASVFVALAAVLHVYIFLMESAWWTQPKIWQRFGLASQTEAETTRVLAYNQGFYNLFLAVGAVIGLFLYFGGPEQAGAALILFSTASMFIAAIVLTTSGSGKVRSALTQGTLPLIGFILFLFA
- a CDS encoding MDR family oxidoreductase, giving the protein MAATEFRAIIVTRTEDESGKRTQSSALTTVGNDTLMDGDVTVGVEFSSINYKDGLALLGRPGVARVWPLIAGIDLVGTVESSSDPRWAVGDRVILNGAGIGESHHGGLAERARVSGGSLVRLPERVSASRAAAIGTAGFTAMLAVLALERGGVTPDSGDVLVTGAAGGVGSIAIALLAARGYRVVASTGRGGELGDYLRGLGAAEILDRHTLDEAGKPLQTQRWAGAIDSVGSFTLANILAQTHQGGVVASCGLAQGADLPTTVMPFILRAVTLAGINSVEAPLPLREEAWAHLATDLDLDLLDSLTSVIGLEDAFAAAADILAGRLHGRTVVSVRR
- a CDS encoding ABC transporter permease, which gives rise to MNLILRPVAAEFSKILTTRMWWILALVLFGYIALIAGGLSALFGGLDSGVISPDAVNSGGGTAGLTGLGSFPPLIYSFAASVGYVFPVLLGALATTGEFRHQTLTPTFLATPKRGRVLGAKTVALFVMGAALGVVALAASVGIGALVLGGFGIDPLLADGETWGLIGRTVLAMAIWAVIGVGLGVLVPSQVASIVIVLAFTQFIEPLLRFASTFTQITADIGKFLPGAASDALVGESFFTLASPGGALLTSWQGGLVLLAYGLLATVGGYFISWKRDVT
- a CDS encoding ATP-binding cassette domain-containing protein, with the translated sequence MPIGAVIEFTNITKRFGQITAVDDLSFTVEPGRVTGFLGPNGAGKTTTLRMLLGLVAPTSGTATFGGLRYRDLPRPLNTVGAALEAASFHPGRTAAHHLGVYTTAAGIPRTRVAEVLHTVGLAEHATQRVGGYSLGMRQRLGLAYSLLGDPGVLVLDEPINGLDPEGIKWIRGFLSSMAAEGRTVLVSSHLLSEVQQSVDDVIIIAKGELVHSGPLSSLDTNIAPQVIVDSPDRDALVTALTEAGLAFTSGRTGLIVAVPDPGQVGHIAFAAGVELNVLHRQKAGLEESFLALVEGGDSL